Proteins from a single region of Candidatus Puniceispirillum marinum IMCC1322:
- a CDS encoding FAD/NAD(P)-dependent oxidoreductase: MQVGIIGAGPAGMMAALTLIETNHEITLIDEQSMGGGQIYRHAAQMASQDARIFGSDYAAGGDLVRRFNTVADNERLTHIKGATVWSVTEDREIAWSVGEISYSRLFDAVILATGALERAMPIVGWTNPGVMTVGAAQILMKTARHVPAESVLIGSGPLLYLVATQMLEMGTPPKALLETQTISDYLYAFPHLRLNSTVIAYLLKGAGMLRKLSSAGIRRHTAVSDVSITSEAGQHRVAFSCGGKMHKITAGHVLVHAGVHPNIQFSQSLGLAHCWNEANHCLDPDIDAMGRSSKSGIYIAGDGAGILGADAAQLSGQLAAMAVLTDQGESVEASILAATLSKHRRFRSIRAFLDRLYKPKKWYSVPDDETIICRCEEVTASTVRNAVRLGCLGPNQLKAFSRCGMGNCQGRYCGMTVVNLIADTRGLSPAEIGYYRIRSPIKPITLEQIANHDTIN, from the coding sequence ATGCAGGTAGGGATTATCGGTGCCGGCCCAGCCGGAATGATGGCAGCATTGACGTTGATTGAGACAAATCATGAAATCACACTAATTGACGAACAGTCCATGGGTGGTGGACAAATTTACCGCCATGCCGCGCAAATGGCGTCTCAAGATGCAAGAATATTTGGCAGTGACTATGCCGCTGGTGGTGACCTCGTTCGTCGTTTTAACACTGTCGCAGATAATGAAAGACTTACCCATATAAAGGGCGCTACTGTTTGGTCGGTGACGGAAGATAGGGAAATAGCCTGGTCAGTTGGTGAGATTAGTTATAGTCGCCTGTTTGATGCTGTTATTCTAGCTACGGGCGCGTTGGAACGTGCCATGCCGATCGTCGGATGGACAAATCCAGGCGTGATGACGGTTGGGGCAGCGCAGATTCTGATGAAAACCGCTAGGCATGTTCCCGCCGAGTCGGTGCTCATTGGATCTGGCCCATTGTTGTATTTGGTAGCAACGCAAATGCTGGAAATGGGAACGCCGCCAAAGGCTTTGTTGGAAACCCAAACAATCAGTGATTATCTCTATGCCTTTCCCCATCTTCGTCTTAATTCTACTGTTATTGCCTATCTTTTGAAAGGTGCTGGCATGCTTCGCAAGCTATCAAGCGCAGGTATTCGCCGCCACACTGCAGTCAGTGATGTCAGTATCACTAGCGAGGCTGGACAGCATAGAGTCGCGTTTTCTTGTGGTGGGAAGATGCATAAGATCACAGCTGGGCATGTTTTGGTGCATGCTGGTGTGCATCCTAATATCCAATTCTCTCAATCATTAGGACTAGCGCATTGTTGGAATGAGGCTAATCACTGTCTAGATCCTGATATAGATGCGATGGGTCGATCTAGTAAGTCAGGGATTTATATTGCCGGAGATGGCGCTGGGATTCTGGGTGCTGATGCTGCCCAGCTATCTGGCCAACTTGCCGCGATGGCAGTTTTGACGGATCAAGGTGAGTCGGTTGAAGCATCTATTCTGGCTGCAACACTAAGTAAACATCGGCGCTTTCGGTCTATCCGTGCGTTTCTCGACAGGCTTTATAAGCCCAAAAAATGGTATAGCGTACCTGATGATGAAACTATTATATGCCGCTGCGAAGAAGTCACTGCTAGCACGGTGCGCAACGCAGTACGGCTTGGCTGCCTTGGACCTAATCAGCTCAAAGCCTTTTCACGCTGTGGTATGGGTAATTGCCAGGGACGATATTGTGGGATGACTGTCGTCAATCTGATCGCTGATACGCGTGGTTTGTCCCCTGCTGAGATTGGCTATTATCGTATTCGCTCGCCCATTAAGCCAATCACACTGGAACAAATAGCTAACCATGACACTATAAATTAA
- a CDS encoding NAD(P)/FAD-dependent oxidoreductase: protein MRTEADFVVIGGGIVGLSVAHGLLGRGKSVICLDGSDTDFRASRGNFGLVWVQGKGINAPHYAAWSQMAVREYPEFVANLTEDTGIEVSLQQTGGYEYFSDPEAMDERLNQFKSLKKALGGDYPVEVLSAEDIRKEEPMVDGETVGATFYPHDGHVNPLQLLQALAESCQKRGLAHYLGERLTAVSQNGDGFHLQTEKGLEVSAAKVVLCAGLGAKVLGPMFGFKGLVRPQRGQVLVTEKLPPVINRPSVTIRQVNEGAIQIGDSKEEVGFNDNETQAQMARIASKAIKIMPKLAQLRLVRSWGALRVMSPDGLPVYQHSKTMPGAFLVTCHSGITLSATHSRNLSRWLVGAESAPDLSAFSEDRFNV from the coding sequence ATGCGGACAGAGGCTGATTTTGTTGTCATTGGTGGTGGGATTGTCGGCCTATCCGTTGCTCATGGCTTGCTTGGTCGCGGAAAGTCCGTGATATGTCTTGATGGTTCGGATACCGACTTTCGCGCTTCACGTGGTAATTTCGGCCTTGTCTGGGTGCAAGGCAAAGGTATAAATGCGCCGCATTATGCAGCTTGGTCACAGATGGCAGTGCGCGAATATCCTGAATTTGTCGCCAATCTGACTGAAGACACCGGCATCGAGGTAAGTCTTCAGCAAACTGGTGGATATGAATATTTTTCTGATCCTGAAGCTATGGATGAGCGTCTAAACCAGTTCAAATCATTGAAAAAGGCTTTGGGTGGTGACTATCCGGTTGAAGTGCTTAGCGCTGAAGACATTCGAAAAGAAGAACCGATGGTTGATGGTGAAACAGTCGGCGCGACCTTTTACCCACATGACGGGCATGTCAATCCTTTACAGCTTTTGCAGGCATTGGCTGAATCCTGTCAAAAGCGCGGGCTGGCTCATTATCTAGGCGAACGGTTGACGGCGGTGAGCCAAAATGGTGATGGCTTTCATCTGCAGACAGAAAAGGGTCTTGAGGTGAGTGCGGCAAAGGTTGTTCTGTGCGCTGGACTTGGTGCAAAGGTGCTGGGCCCCATGTTTGGATTTAAAGGACTTGTCCGCCCACAACGCGGCCAGGTATTGGTTACTGAAAAGCTACCCCCAGTAATAAACCGCCCATCAGTAACGATACGACAAGTCAATGAAGGCGCCATCCAGATCGGTGACTCAAAAGAAGAAGTTGGATTTAACGACAATGAAACGCAGGCGCAGATGGCTCGCATCGCCAGCAAGGCGATTAAGATAATGCCAAAATTGGCTCAGCTTCGGCTGGTACGTTCTTGGGGTGCCTTGCGTGTGATGTCGCCTGACGGTCTGCCGGTCTATCAACATTCTAAAACAATGCCAGGCGCTTTTCTGGTTACCTGTCACAGTGGCATTACCTTGTCGGCAACACATTCCCGCAATCTTAGCCGTTGGCTGGTTGGTGCGGAAAGTGCACCAGACCTGAGCGCTTTTAGCGAGGATCGCTTCAATGTCTGA
- a CDS encoding ABC transporter ATP-binding protein, translated as MLLDVQNLGVTYRMDGQEIHAVNRLSFQLQENEIFGVVGESGCGKSSLIKALLRLVARNGSVVADSVNFQGHELLQMPMEDFRKSILWQKIALVPQSAMNSLNPVYKVGPQIVEAICAHVRMSEREARTKVNDLFESVGLQKDLFDSYPHQFSGGMRQRAMIAMALALDPQLIIMDEPTTGLDVLVQDKILKTLRRIKNETHCSMMIISHDIAIMSEIATRIGVMYGGSFVEIAPTMDLFKDPSHPYTMGLTNAFPSIRELGKELISIPGSPPVMMREENKCWFEPRCPFSADGCRETFPALTMTGTNHVVSCLRSDDRQKLAKLAKEKTTWIS; from the coding sequence ATGTTGCTTGATGTACAAAACCTCGGCGTGACGTACCGCATGGATGGTCAAGAAATTCACGCGGTAAACCGGCTGTCTTTCCAGCTCCAGGAAAATGAAATTTTTGGTGTGGTTGGGGAAAGCGGCTGTGGTAAATCCAGTTTGATCAAAGCATTACTGCGTTTGGTTGCGCGGAATGGATCGGTTGTAGCGGACTCGGTTAACTTTCAGGGGCACGAACTATTGCAGATGCCGATGGAAGATTTCCGTAAATCTATCCTCTGGCAGAAGATTGCCCTGGTTCCGCAAAGTGCAATGAATTCACTGAACCCCGTTTACAAGGTTGGCCCGCAGATTGTCGAGGCAATTTGCGCGCATGTGCGGATGTCTGAACGGGAAGCGCGCACCAAAGTAAATGATCTTTTCGAGAGTGTTGGTTTGCAAAAAGACCTTTTTGACAGCTATCCACATCAGTTTTCTGGAGGCATGCGCCAACGTGCAATGATTGCAATGGCGCTGGCGCTTGATCCACAGTTGATCATCATGGATGAGCCAACAACTGGCCTTGATGTGCTGGTTCAGGATAAAATCCTCAAGACATTACGTCGGATCAAGAATGAGACACATTGTTCGATGATGATCATATCTCATGACATCGCGATTATGTCAGAAATTGCAACGCGCATTGGCGTTATGTATGGCGGTAGCTTTGTTGAAATTGCGCCAACAATGGATCTTTTTAAGGATCCATCTCACCCCTATACGATGGGACTAACAAATGCATTTCCATCAATTCGCGAGCTTGGCAAGGAATTGATTTCGATTCCCGGCTCGCCTCCAGTGATGATGCGTGAAGAAAATAAATGCTGGTTTGAACCGCGTTGTCCATTTTCTGCAGATGGCTGTCGTGAGACCTTTCCGGCACTTACGATGACTGGCACCAACCATGTTGTAAGTTGTTTGCGTTCGGATGACCGCCAGAAGCTGGCAAAACTGGCTAAGGAAAAAACAACATGGATATCCTAA
- a CDS encoding (2Fe-2S)-binding protein produces MSEQYFHFDNEKVLFEPGMSVAAALVRAGVVHFRQTQVGDLPRGPFCMMGTCFDCLLVIDGRPNRQGCMTQAEHGMHVERQPAQTKLGNG; encoded by the coding sequence ATGTCTGAGCAGTATTTCCATTTTGATAATGAAAAGGTGCTGTTTGAGCCAGGGATGAGTGTAGCCGCCGCTCTGGTGCGAGCTGGCGTGGTTCACTTTCGTCAAACGCAGGTTGGCGATTTGCCACGTGGCCCGTTTTGCATGATGGGTACCTGTTTTGATTGCCTTTTGGTTATTGATGGTCGTCCCAATCGGCAAGGCTGTATGACACAGGCAGAACATGGCATGCATGTGGAACGTCAACCGGCACAAACAAAGTTGGGGAATGGGTGA
- a CDS encoding ABC transporter permease, whose product MTSNTYGYIGFWVVAFFFAVALLAPLIAPYPVWEMQYDAQTGQLAMLQGPSMQFPLGTTHLGYDLLSQMIMATRTTVMIGLISGFISIMIGANIGLIAGYYGGLVDEFLMRCTDILYGMPFLPFVIILISLFGRKIEFVILAIALIVWRTSARVIRAQTISIKQRQFVTAARARGCSHLRIIYRHILPNVLPLLLLYTSFNIAWSIVTEASASFLGFGDGDTISWGGMLYELWLSGKTRVAWWWFLPPAISIVALVTSLVFISRAYEEYANPRLRETR is encoded by the coding sequence ATGACCTCAAATACCTATGGGTATATTGGCTTTTGGGTCGTTGCGTTCTTCTTTGCCGTTGCATTATTGGCACCGTTGATCGCGCCTTATCCCGTCTGGGAAATGCAGTATGACGCACAGACTGGCCAGTTGGCCATGTTACAGGGTCCGTCAATGCAGTTCCCATTAGGGACAACACATCTTGGTTATGATCTGTTATCGCAGATGATTATGGCAACGCGGACAACGGTGATGATTGGCCTGATTTCTGGCTTCATCTCGATCATGATTGGGGCAAATATCGGCTTGATTGCTGGCTATTATGGTGGACTAGTTGATGAATTTTTAATGCGCTGTACTGACATTCTTTATGGTATGCCCTTCCTGCCTTTTGTGATTATCCTGATCTCACTTTTTGGACGGAAAATTGAATTTGTTATCCTTGCCATCGCGTTGATTGTTTGGCGTACCTCGGCACGGGTTATTAGAGCGCAGACAATTTCGATTAAACAGCGTCAGTTTGTGACTGCGGCGCGTGCACGTGGATGTAGCCATCTGCGGATAATTTACCGTCACATCCTGCCGAATGTATTGCCGTTGTTGCTACTTTATACATCTTTCAATATTGCCTGGTCGATCGTGACCGAGGCTAGTGCCAGTTTCCTTGGCTTTGGCGATGGCGATACAATCAGTTGGGGCGGAATGCTCTATGAGCTTTGGCTTTCGGGTAAGACGCGTGTTGCATGGTGGTGGTTCCTGCCGCCAGCCATTTCCATTGTTGCACTGGTGACATCGCTTGTCTTTATTAGCCGTGCCTATGAGGAATATGCCAACCCACGCTTGAGGGAGACACGCTAG
- a CDS encoding ABC transporter ATP-binding protein, producing MDILSLENVSQEFFLPRKLGDIVTRKPARSIRAVQAMNLAIHENEILGIAGESGCGKSTTCLIAAGLLSPTDGVVVHRGQSLAAMDDVAKKIFRRSVQIIFQDPYESLNPRFQIGDAVAEGPRALQLWPEDVIQDKVRSILHSVGLDPDRFMKRFPHELSGGERQRVGIAAALVMEPDIVFADEPLSMLDVSIRADILALIKTLAAERKFSCVYVSHDLSILGNVADRIMIMYLGQAVEIGSAKDVLTNPKHPYTKALISAVPIPDPTIERGIPKIIGDLSMPVNTHQGCQFAPRCPYAKDACWQSFKPLSEAQALHQSSCLRETDADVLNEVVDADRG from the coding sequence ATGGATATCCTAAGCCTCGAAAATGTATCGCAGGAATTTTTCCTGCCACGTAAGCTTGGTGATATTGTCACCCGCAAACCAGCGCGAAGTATTCGTGCTGTACAGGCGATGAATTTGGCAATCCATGAGAATGAAATTCTTGGTATTGCTGGTGAATCTGGCTGTGGAAAATCCACAACCTGCTTGATTGCAGCTGGTTTGCTATCCCCGACTGATGGTGTTGTTGTCCATCGTGGTCAGTCATTAGCGGCAATGGATGACGTGGCCAAAAAGATATTTCGTCGTTCGGTTCAGATCATTTTTCAAGATCCCTATGAGTCTCTCAATCCGCGTTTCCAGATAGGTGATGCGGTTGCTGAAGGGCCGCGGGCGTTGCAACTTTGGCCTGAAGATGTGATTCAGGATAAGGTGCGTTCAATTCTTCACTCTGTAGGTCTTGACCCCGATCGTTTTATGAAAAGATTCCCGCATGAGCTTAGTGGCGGCGAGCGTCAGCGGGTTGGTATTGCGGCAGCATTAGTCATGGAGCCAGACATTGTTTTTGCTGATGAGCCATTATCGATGCTTGATGTGTCAATCAGGGCTGACATCTTAGCGCTGATCAAAACATTGGCTGCTGAGCGTAAGTTTTCATGTGTATATGTTTCGCATGATTTGTCTATTCTGGGCAATGTTGCTGACCGGATCATGATTATGTATCTTGGGCAGGCTGTCGAAATAGGCTCGGCCAAAGATGTTCTAACCAATCCTAAACACCCTTATACGAAAGCGCTGATTTCGGCGGTGCCGATTCCTGATCCCACTATTGAACGCGGGATACCAAAGATTATTGGTGATCTGTCGATGCCGGTGAACACGCATCAGGGATGTCAATTCGCACCTCGGTGCCCCTATGCAAAAGATGCATGCTGGCAAAGTTTCAAGCCACTGAGTGAAGCACAAGCGCTGCATCAGTCATCGTGTTTGCGTGAGACAGATGCTGATGTCCTTAACGAGGTTGTTGATGCGGACAGAGGCTGA
- a CDS encoding mandelate racemase/muconate lactonizing enzyme family protein translates to MTEVDQIAIEAVRVYRVSIPLINPYYLSKIYPTTTHSEVVVVELLANGVSGWGEADPGGVMFTGDTCDDVMDHFSDSGVKSLPGTMLGDLISGASLAGLCGATKSAINVAAYDLKGRLTDIPVWKMLGEKHHQSLPSLWPTSSGTSAQDMDVITPKYDLGYRTFMLKMGSNPVDEDIARVHDVYEKLPENARLMVDANQGWSFEEASTFMRHTIDLPLALVEQPIAADDYGRIHELRALSPNPISVDESLKRFADAEQIIKVKGADIFSVKISKNGGLAEGLAITKLAAKHGVKIMMNSMIELGITQAAALHLGCVTPNVVDFGHAFMSVQRTSDDITDFADWKTSGTVALPDKPGLGVEINRDKIDNYCLARLES, encoded by the coding sequence GAGGTTGTGGTGGTGGAATTGCTGGCTAATGGCGTCTCAGGATGGGGTGAGGCCGACCCTGGCGGTGTCATGTTCACTGGTGATACTTGTGATGATGTCATGGATCATTTCTCCGATAGTGGCGTTAAGAGTCTGCCTGGCACGATGTTGGGAGATCTGATTTCGGGAGCTTCTCTGGCAGGTTTGTGCGGTGCCACGAAAAGCGCCATCAATGTTGCCGCATACGATCTCAAGGGTCGACTGACCGATATACCTGTATGGAAAATGCTGGGTGAAAAGCATCATCAGTCTTTGCCGAGCCTGTGGCCAACATCGTCCGGAACGTCTGCACAGGATATGGATGTGATAACCCCAAAATACGATCTTGGTTATCGCACATTCATGTTGAAGATGGGTAGCAACCCCGTGGATGAAGATATTGCGCGCGTGCATGATGTTTATGAAAAACTGCCTGAAAATGCGCGCCTGATGGTTGATGCAAACCAAGGGTGGAGCTTTGAAGAGGCCAGTACATTCATGCGCCATACAATTGATTTGCCACTGGCACTAGTTGAGCAACCAATCGCTGCTGATGACTATGGCCGTATTCATGAGTTACGCGCCTTGTCACCTAATCCTATTTCGGTTGATGAGAGCCTGAAACGTTTTGCTGATGCCGAGCAGATTATTAAGGTAAAAGGCGCCGATATTTTCAGCGTCAAAATTTCAAAAAATGGTGGTCTTGCCGAGGGGTTAGCAATTACGAAACTGGCAGCGAAACATGGCGTCAAAATCATGATGAATAGCATGATTGAACTTGGCATAACCCAAGCGGCTGCCTTGCATCTGGGGTGTGTGACCCCCAATGTGGTTGATTTTGGCCACGCCTTTATGTCGGTTCAGCGGACGTCAGATGACATCACAGATTTTGCCGATTGGAAAACAAGTGGCACTGTCGCTCTGCCAGATAAACCTGGCCTTGGCGTCGAGATAAACCGCGACAAGATTGATAATTATTGTTTAGCGAGGTTGGAGAGTTAG
- a CDS encoding NAD(P)/FAD-dependent oxidoreductase, whose amino-acid sequence MSNVQQIDPNTPVVILGAGIVGIFTALSLLHRGVTVKLIDKGEPGQATSYGNAGVVSPWSFIPQAMPDILKSVPKLMLGYRKPLSIHPGSFLNMIPWGLHFARQSQESRVREAADAMAELCSPSIELFKKHLSGTGEEKLLTESLYIQAFRDGSKATLNGLDHQIRLAKGADMEVIGQDSLSQIEPALGPEFRAAVVIKGTGRVLSPGRVAAVLAEKARSLGAEFIRAEIKNIRRDGLNWTIDCGKQAFQAERIVVCLGVWSSNLLADFPIKIPLMSERGYHVEYSAPGIELNNSVMDVDAKFIASSMESGLRVAGHSEFAPPDAPPSKQHKMRLARLAKAAFPGLNEEKVSFWMGRRPSFPDSLPMIDAPENHPGLYFNFGHSHFGLMMSPASGELTAQLICDHRPNVNLSAYSAQRFE is encoded by the coding sequence ATGAGTAATGTGCAACAAATTGATCCAAATACACCTGTCGTGATTTTAGGGGCGGGAATTGTAGGGATTTTCACGGCTCTATCCCTTTTACACAGAGGTGTTACAGTTAAACTGATAGACAAAGGTGAACCGGGGCAGGCTACGTCATATGGCAACGCCGGTGTTGTGTCACCATGGTCTTTTATACCGCAAGCTATGCCTGACATCTTGAAATCAGTTCCAAAGTTGATGCTGGGTTACAGGAAGCCCCTCTCAATACATCCTGGCTCTTTTCTAAATATGATACCATGGGGCCTTCACTTTGCCCGTCAAAGCCAAGAAAGTCGGGTTCGCGAAGCTGCGGATGCGATGGCTGAGCTTTGCAGTCCCTCGATCGAATTATTTAAAAAGCATTTAAGTGGCACTGGAGAAGAAAAACTACTCACGGAAAGTTTGTATATTCAAGCTTTCCGCGATGGTAGCAAGGCGACATTAAACGGATTGGATCATCAAATTCGCTTGGCAAAAGGGGCGGATATGGAAGTAATAGGTCAGGACAGTCTTTCCCAAATTGAACCAGCTCTTGGGCCTGAATTCCGAGCAGCAGTTGTTATAAAGGGAACTGGACGCGTGCTCTCGCCTGGCCGAGTTGCCGCTGTTTTGGCAGAAAAAGCCCGCTCACTTGGAGCTGAATTCATTAGGGCTGAAATTAAGAATATTAGAAGAGACGGTTTGAATTGGACAATTGATTGCGGAAAGCAAGCGTTTCAAGCTGAGAGGATTGTTGTGTGTCTTGGCGTATGGAGCTCCAACCTGCTAGCCGATTTTCCTATTAAAATACCTTTAATGTCAGAACGAGGCTATCATGTTGAATATTCAGCACCTGGCATTGAACTCAATAATTCCGTTATGGATGTTGATGCTAAATTTATCGCTAGTTCTATGGAATCTGGTTTGCGTGTTGCAGGGCATTCCGAGTTTGCACCTCCTGACGCACCTCCCTCGAAGCAACATAAGATGAGGCTTGCCCGTTTAGCAAAAGCGGCCTTTCCTGGTTTAAACGAAGAAAAGGTATCCTTTTGGATGGGGCGTAGGCCGTCATTTCCCGATAGTTTGCCAATGATTGATGCGCCTGAAAATCACCCCGGTTTATATTTCAATTTTGGCCATTCTCATTTTGGACTGATGATGTCACCAGCATCAGGTGAGCTTACGGCGCAACTAATTTGTGATCACCGACCAAATGTAAATCTAAGTGCCTACTCTGCGCAAAGGTTTGAATAA